One Acidisarcina sp. DNA segment encodes these proteins:
- a CDS encoding HNH endonuclease signature motif containing protein produces MERQVREPDRYRGSAASRGYDSKWRTFRAGYLRRHPLCVDCESVGHVAMARHVHHIKKLAEHPRLKYAESNLMPLCEEHHNARTARGE; encoded by the coding sequence ATGGAACGGCAGGTGCGCGAGCCGGATCGATATCGTGGCAGTGCGGCGAGTCGAGGATACGACAGCAAGTGGCGCACGTTTCGCGCGGGATACTTGCGGCGTCACCCGTTGTGTGTGGACTGTGAATCAGTCGGCCATGTGGCGATGGCGAGGCACGTTCACCATATCAAGAAGCTGGCGGAGCATCCCAGGCTGAAGTACGCGGAGAGCAATCTGATGCCGCTGTGCGAGGAACATCACAACGCGCGCACGGCCAGGGGCGAATAG
- a CDS encoding helix-turn-helix domain-containing protein: protein MSVRVMADVWDNGPEDAAQCAVLVALANFCNDDGGNCFPSVARVAKMLRYSERTVQRAIASLVADGWMTVERAGGRGVFSSYTIDVRRLKGCHPVTLSAGETKMQKGDIHDRKGDILAQKGDIHDIPPDPLFGVTIMNHHEPSSIIPPTPLQGDCEEKEHEAHAEGNGSAKDEAATKAGARRMESVSAIAGGIDAEAERVMRECGFILSNSRLRAVVSAALSLEREKRSRTSGHEAIEVAAISDEMIENYRQYVTMGEFLRFTWGPRKFFGDGHWINWQGWPIDQQRIDMRRGARAGL from the coding sequence ATGAGTGTGCGGGTGATGGCGGATGTATGGGATAACGGGCCCGAGGATGCGGCGCAGTGTGCCGTATTAGTGGCTCTGGCCAACTTCTGTAACGACGACGGCGGTAACTGCTTTCCATCTGTCGCGCGGGTTGCGAAGATGCTGCGCTACTCCGAGCGGACGGTGCAGAGGGCAATTGCATCGCTCGTCGCCGACGGCTGGATGACGGTGGAGCGGGCCGGAGGAAGAGGCGTGTTCTCAAGTTACACGATCGATGTTCGAAGGCTGAAAGGGTGTCACCCTGTCACCCTTTCAGCGGGCGAAACGAAGATGCAAAAGGGTGACATCCACGACAGAAAGGGTGACATCCTGGCGCAAAAGGGTGACATCCACGACATTCCCCCAGACCCCCTATTTGGTGTAACCATCATGAACCACCATGAACCATCAAGTATTATCCCCCCTACCCCCTTGCAGGGGGACTGCGAAGAAAAGGAGCACGAAGCACATGCGGAAGGCAACGGGTCAGCGAAGGATGAAGCCGCGACGAAAGCGGGCGCCAGGCGTATGGAGAGTGTCAGCGCTATTGCTGGCGGCATCGATGCCGAGGCAGAGAGAGTTATGCGCGAGTGTGGGTTCATTCTCTCCAACTCGCGGCTCAGGGCCGTGGTTTCCGCTGCGCTAAGCCTGGAGCGCGAGAAGCGATCCCGGACATCGGGACACGAAGCGATCGAGGTTGCGGCGATCTCCGATGAGATGATCGAGAACTATCGGCAATACGTCACGATGGGCGAGTTTTTGCGCTTCACCTGGGGGCCTAGGAAGTTTTTCGGTGATGGCCATTGGATCAACTGGCAGGGATGGCCGATCGATCAGCAACGCATTGACATGCGACGTGGAGCGAGGGCTGGACTATGA